Proteins from one Camelina sativa cultivar DH55 chromosome 8, Cs, whole genome shotgun sequence genomic window:
- the LOC109124431 gene encoding probable receptor-like protein kinase At5g15080 codes for MGKEETGAVKEAKGNSKSDKSKESENQRKNKKKKQNNDGVDNCRYHHEEEEEGEEASGCWVKFRFMIGCVPSSKSDLDASSSSICGTTSTVTTIESKSANEKSNDQPVAPPLSSTTTSNAESSSSTPVISEELNISSHLRKFTFNDLKLSTRNFRPESLLGEGGFGCVFKGWIEENGTAPVKPGTGLTVAVKTLNPDGLQGHKEWLAEINFLGNLLHPNLVKLVGYCIEDDQRLLVYEFMPRGSLENHLFRRSLPLPWSIRMKIALGAAKGLSFLHEEALKPVIYRDFKTSNILLDADYNAKLSDFGLAKDAPDEGKTHVSTRVMGTYGYAAPEYVMTGHLTSKSDVYSFGVVLLEMLTGRRSMDKNRPNGEHNLVEWARPHLLDKRRFYRLLDPRLEGHFSIKGAQKVTQLAAQCLSRDPKIRPKMSDVVEALKPLPHLKDMASASYYFQTMQAERLKNGSGRSQGGSGFGSRNGQQQPVFRTLSSPHGQHGSSPFRHQIPSPKPKGATT; via the exons ATGGGTAAAGAGGAAACTGGTGCTGTCAAAGAAGCTAAAGGGAATTCAAAATCGGATAAATCTAAAGAGAGTGAGAATCAaaggaagaataagaagaagaagcagaacaaTGATGGTGTTGATAACTGTAGATATcatcacgaagaagaagaagaaggagaagaagctagTGGTTGTTGGGTCAAGTTTAggtttatgattggttgtgTTCCTTCTTCAAAATCAGACcttgatgcttcttcttcctctatctGTGGCACTACCAGCACtg TTACAACAATTGAAAGCAAGTCGGCAAATGAGAAATCAAATGATCAACCAGTTGCTCCACCACTCTCTTCCACAACAACTAGCAATGCTGAAAGCTCTTCATCAACTCCGGTCATCAGCGAAGAACTTAACATTTCTTCTCACCTCAGGAAATTTACTTTCAATGATCTTAAGCTTTCCACTAGAAACTTCAGACCCGAAAGTCTTCTTGGAGAAGGTGGTTTTGGTTGCGTTTTTAAAGGATGGATTGAAGAAAACGGTACTGCTCCTGTTAAACCTGGTACTGGCCTTACAGTTGCTGTCAAAACCTTAAATCCTGATGGACTTCAAGGTCACAAAGAATGGCTT GCTGAGATTAATTTCCTTGGTAACCTTCTCCATCCAAATCTAGTTAAGCTTGTTGGTTATTGCATTGAAGATGATCAAAGGCTGCTTGTGTATGAGTTTATGCCTCGAGGAAGTTTGGAGAATCACCTTTTCagaa GGTCTTTGCCTCTTCCTTGGTCTATCCGGATGAAGATTGCATTAGGTGCTGCAAAAGGTCTCAGTTTCCTCCATGAAGAAGCTTTAAAGCCTGTTATATATCGAGATTTCAAAACATCAAACATTTTACTAGATGCA GACTACAATGCAAAACTATCAGATTTTGGACTGGCTAAAGATGCTCCTGATGAAGGCAAAACCCATGTTTCTACTCGAGTTATGGGGACATATGGCTACGCTGCTCCTGAGTATGTAATGACCG GTCACTTGACATCAAAGAGcgatgtttatagttttgggGTGGTTCTGCTTGAAATGCTGACTGGACGACGGTCTATGGACAAAAACCGCCCAAACGGAGAGCACAACTTGGTTGAATGGGCAAGACCGCATCTCCTTGACAAAAGAAGGTTTTACCGGTTACTTGATCCGAGGCTTGAGGGCCATTTCTCAATTAAAGGTGCTCAAAAGGTGACTCAGCTTGCTGCACAATGTCTTAGCCGTGATCCCAAGATTAGGCCAAAGATGAGTGATGTTGTCGAAGCACTGAAACCACTTCCGCATCTCAAAGATATGGCAAGCGCTTCTTACTACTTTCAGACAATGCAAGCGGAACGTTTGAAAAATGGGTCAGGTCGATCTCAGGGAGGAAGCGGATTTGGATCAAGAAACGGGCAACAGCAACCCGTGTTTCGAACACTGTCTAGTCCTCATGGTCAACATGGTTCCTCGCCTTTTCGACATCAGATTCCTTCTCCAAAGCCTAAAGGAGCAACTACATAG
- the LOC104705783 gene encoding mitochondrial outer membrane protein porin 3 translates to MVKGPGLYTEIGKKARDLLYKDYQGDQKFSVTTYSSTGVAITTTGTNKGSVFLGDVATQVKNKNFTADIKVSTDSSLLTTFTVDEPTPGVKAILSAKLPDQKSGKLELQYFHDYAGIATSIGLTGSPTVNFSGVVGTNVLALGTDVSFETDSGNFKHFNAGLSFTKDDLIASLTLNDKGEKLNASYYHIVSPLTNTVVGAEVSHNFTTKENAITVGSQHAIDPLTIVKARVNNAGIANALIQHEWRPKSFFTVSGEVDSKAIEKSAKVGIALALKP, encoded by the exons ATGGTTAAAGGTCCAGGACTCTACACCGAAATCGGCAAAAAAGCCAGAG ATTTGCTGTACAAGGACTACCAAGGAGACCAGAAATTCAGTGTCACCACTTACTCTTCTACCGGTGTT GCCATCACTACGACTGGAACAAACAAGGGAAGCGTGTTTTTGGGTGATGTTGCTACccaagtgaagaacaagaacTTCACTGCTGACATCAAAGTTTCCACTGATTCTTCT CTTCTGACCACTTTTACCGTTGATGAGCCTACCCCTGGAGTTAAGGCGATTCTTAGCGCCAAGTTACCTGATCAGAAATCTGGCAAG CTCGAGCTGCAGTATTTCCACGATTACGCTGGTATCGCCACCAGCATTGGATTGACTGGTAGCCCGACTGTCAATTTCTCTGGTGTGGTTGGAACCAACGTTTTGGCTCTTGGTACTGATGTTTCATTCGAAACTGACTCTGGCAACTTCAAACATTTCAATGCTGGTTTGAGCTTCACCAAGGACGATTTGATTGCTTCCCTCACTCT GAATGACAAAGGTGAGAAACTGAACGCATCGTACTACCACATTGTGAGCCCGTTGACCAACACTGTGGTCGGAGCTGAGGTTAGCCACAACTTCACGACCAAAGAGAATGCCATCACTGTCGGAAGTCAACACGCAATTGACCCATTGACCATTGTGAAGGCACGAGTGAACAATGCTGGTATAGCTAACGCACTGATTCAACACGAGTGGCGTCCAAAGTCGTTCTTCACCGTTTCTGGGGAGGTTGACTCGAAGGCGATCGAGAAGAGTGCTAAGGTTGGGATTGCTCTTGCTCTTAAGCCTTGA
- the LOC104705785 gene encoding auxin efflux carrier component 8-like, which yields MISWLDVYHVVSATVPLYVSMILGYLSAKHLQLFTPEQCAGINKFVAKFSIPLLSFQIISQNNPFKMNPKLILSDILQKLLALVVLAVVLRFWHPTGGRGGRLGWVIIGLSISVFPNTLILGIPILAAIYGDEASSILRQIVVLQSLIWYTILLFLFEINAARAKTSSGSSTEHNTGGNENEEVNREEEEPREDEVAIVRTRSTGTMKVLLKACRKLIINPNTYATLIGIIWATLHFRLGWELPEMIDKSIHMISDGGLGMAMFSLGLFMASQRSIIACGTKMAVIAMVLKFVLGPALMIASVFIMRLRHNLFKIAILQAALPQGVVLFVFAKEYNLHPEIVSTGVIFGMLIALPTILAYYFVLDI from the exons atgatctcTTGGCTTGATGTCTACCATGTTGTTTCAGCAACTGTTCCTCTCTATGTCTCAATGATCTTAGGTTATCTCTCTGCAAAACATCTACAGCTCTTCACACCCGAGCAATGCGCAGGCATCAACAAATTCGTCGCAAAATTCTCTATCCCTTTGCTTTCTTTTCAGATAATCTCTCAAAACAACCCCTTCAAGATGAACCCTAAACTCATTCTCTCGGACATTCTCCAGAAACTCTTAGCCCTTGTTGTGTTAGCCGTGGTTTTAAGATTCTGGCATCCAacaggaggaagaggaggaagactaGGTTGGGTCATAATCGGGTTATCTATATCCGTGTTTCCAAACACTCTCATTCTTGGAATCCCAATCTTGGCTGCCATCTATGGAGATGAAGCTTCGAGCATCTTGAGGCAGATTGTTGTGTTGCAGAGCTTGATTTGGTACACCATCTTGCTCTTCTTGTTTGAGATTAATGCTGCAAGGGCGAAAACATCTTCTGGATCTTCCACGGAACATAATACAGGAg GCAATGAAAATGAAGAAGTAAATAGAGAGGAGGAAGAGCCAAGAGAAGATGAAGTAGCGATAGTGAGAACAAGATCTACTGGAACTATGAAAGTTCTACTGAAAGCTTGCAGAAAGCTAATAATCAATCCTAATACATACGCAACGCTGATCGGAATCATTTGGGCTACTTTACATTTcag ATTGGGATGGGAACTGCCAGAGATGATCGATAAATCAATACACATGATATCTGATGGAGGCTTAGGAATGGCCATGTTCAGCTTGG GTCTGTTCATGGCATCACAAAGGAGTATCATAGCATGTGGAACAAAAATGGCGGTTATAGCAATGGTCCTCAAGTTCGTATTAGGACCTGCTCTTATGATTGCTTCTGTGTTTATCATGAGATTACGACATAATCTCTTCAAAATCGCAATACTAcag GCTGCATTGCCTCAAGGAGTAGTGCTATTTGTTTTTGCAAAAGAGTACAATCTTCATCCGGAGATTGTTAGTACTgg gGTGATATTTGGAATGCTAATTGCCTTGCCAACAATTTTGgcatattattttgtattggaCATATGA
- the LOC104705786 gene encoding probable pectate lyase 19 isoform X1, whose protein sequence is MEMARLLKLMFMFCIAGLIPTIRGNISELDEYWSRRADEAREFTLQAYHSDPYEIVDHFHERHYDNSTDATETEEDGGAKPEEEEEEGIKMVGNSTKSTRRSLRGKGKGKWSKLKGPCTASNPIDKCWRCRTNWAKRRKKLTRCVRGFGHRTTGGKRGRIYVVTSNLDEDMVNPKPGTLRHAVIQKEPLWIIFKNDMSIRLSQELLINSHKTIDARGANVHIAHGAGITMQFVKNVIIHGLHIHHISESSGGMIRDSVDHFGMRTRADGDGLSIYGSSNIWLDHISMSKCQDGLIDAIVGSTGITISNSHFTHHNDVMLLGAQNTNEADKHMQVTVAYNHFGKGLVQRMPRIRWGFVHVVNNDYTHWELYAIGGSQGPTILSHGNRFIAPPHKPHYREVTKRDYAPEDEWKHWIWRSEKDVFMNGAYFRQSGNPHFKCAHTRKQMIKPKNGMAVSKLTKYAGALDCRVGKRC, encoded by the exons atggagaTGGCTAGGTTGTTAAAGTtgatgtttatgttttgtattgcCGGTCTGATTCCGACCATACGAGGCAACATTTCTGAGTTGGACGAGTATTGGTCGCGACGAGCCGACGAAGCCCGAGAATTCACTCTACAAGCTTATCATTCTGATCCTTACGAAATCGTCGATCACTTTCATGAGCGTCATTACGA caaCTCTACTGATGCTACGGAGACCGAGGAAG ATGGCGGTGCGAAGcctgaagaggaggaagaagagggtaTTAAAATGGTCGGAAACTCGACAAAGAGCACGAGACGAAGCCTAAGAGGTAAAGGCAAAGGAAAATGGAGTAAGCTTAAGGGACCTTGTACCGCAAGTAACCCGATAGATAAATGTTGGCGTTGCCGTACGAATTGGGCCAAGCGTCGTAAGAAGCTTACACGCTGCGTCCGAGGGTTCGGCCACAGGACGACTGGAGGAAAACGCGGACGCATCTATGTGGTCACAAGCAACCTCGACGAGGACATGGTGAACCCGAAACCCGGGACATTGCGTCACGCCGTAATCCAGAAGGAACCTCTCTGGATCATTTTCAAGAACGATATGAGCATTCGTTTAAGCCAAGAGCTTCTGATTAATAGCCACAAGACGATTGATGCACGAGGAGCTAATGTCCATATCGCGCATGGCGCAGGGATCACGATGCAGTTTGTGAAAAACGTCATCATCCATGGATTGCACATTCACCACATTTCCGAGAGTAGCGGTGGTATGATCCGAGACTCGGTAGACCATTTCGGAATGAGGACTAGAGCCGATGGAGACGGTTTATCGATTTACGGTTCGTCTAACATTTGGCTTGACCATATTTCGATGTCAAAATGTCAAGATGGACTCATTGATGCCATCGTTGGATCCACTGGCATTACAATCTCTAACTCTCACTTCACCCACCACAACGAT GTGATGTTGCTTGGTGCGCAAAACACGAACGAAGCGGACAAGCATATGCAAGTCACAGTGGCCTATAACCATTTTGGTAAAGGACTTGTACAGAGGATGCCTAGGATCCGATGGGGATTTGTTCATGTTGTGAACAACGACTACACTCATTGGGAGCTTTACGCAATTGGAGGTAGTCAAGGTCCAACAATTCTCAGCCATGGAAACCGATTCATAGCTCCTCCACACAAACCTCATTACAGAGAG GTGACAAAGAGGGACTATGCTCCGGAGGACGAGTGGAAACACTGGATCTGGAGATCCGAGAAAGATGTATTCATGAACGGAGCTTATTTCAGACAATCTGGTAACCCTCATTTCAAATGCGCACACACTAGGAAACAAATGATCAAACCCAAAAATGGAATGGCTGTTTCTAAGCTGACCAAGTACGCTGGAGCACTTGATTGCAGAGTCGGAAAACGCTGTTAG
- the LOC104705786 gene encoding probable pectate lyase 19 isoform X2, whose product MEMARLLKLMFMFCIAGLIPTIRGNISELDEYWSRRADEAREFTLQAYHSDPYEIVDHFHERHYDNSTDATETEEDGAVQLEEEHGGAQPEEEHSGAQLEEEHGGAKPEEEEEEGIKMVGNSTKSTRRSLRGKGKGKWSKGKGKWSKLKGPCTASNPIDKCWRCRTNWAKRRKKLTRCVRGFGHRTTGGKRGRIYVVTSNLDEDMVNPKPGTLRHAVIQKEPLWIIFKNDMSIRLSQELLINSHKTIDARGANVHIAHGAGITMQFVKNVIIHGLHIHHISESSGGMIRDSVDHFGMRTRADGDGLSIYGSSNIWLDHISMSKCQDGLIDAIVGSTGITISNSHFTHHNDVMLLGAQNTNEADKHMQVTVAYNHFGKGLVQRMPRIRWGFVHVVNNDYTHWELYAIGGSQGPTILSHGNRFIAPPHKPHYREVTKRDYAPEDEWKHWIWRSEKDVFMNGAYFRQSGNPHFKCAHTRKQMIKPKNGMAVSKLTKYAGALDCRVGKRC is encoded by the exons atggagaTGGCTAGGTTGTTAAAGTtgatgtttatgttttgtattgcCGGTCTGATTCCGACCATACGAGGCAACATTTCTGAGTTGGACGAGTATTGGTCGCGACGAGCCGACGAAGCCCGAGAATTCACTCTACAAGCTTATCATTCTGATCCTTACGAAATCGTCGATCACTTTCATGAGCGTCATTACGA caaCTCTACTGATGCTACGGAGACCGAGGAAGATGGCGCTGTGCAGCTTGAAGAGGAACATGGCGGTGCGCAGCCTGAAGAGGAACATAGCGGTGCGCAGCTTGAAGAGGAACATGGCGGTGCGAAGcctgaagaggaggaagaagagggtaTTAAAATGGTCGGAAACTCGACAAAGAGCACGAGACGAAGCCTAAGAGGTAAAGGCAAAGGAAAATGGA GTAAAGGCAAAGGAAAATGGAGTAAGCTTAAGGGACCTTGTACCGCAAGTAACCCGATAGATAAATGTTGGCGTTGCCGTACGAATTGGGCCAAGCGTCGTAAGAAGCTTACACGCTGCGTCCGAGGGTTCGGCCACAGGACGACTGGAGGAAAACGCGGACGCATCTATGTGGTCACAAGCAACCTCGACGAGGACATGGTGAACCCGAAACCCGGGACATTGCGTCACGCCGTAATCCAGAAGGAACCTCTCTGGATCATTTTCAAGAACGATATGAGCATTCGTTTAAGCCAAGAGCTTCTGATTAATAGCCACAAGACGATTGATGCACGAGGAGCTAATGTCCATATCGCGCATGGCGCAGGGATCACGATGCAGTTTGTGAAAAACGTCATCATCCATGGATTGCACATTCACCACATTTCCGAGAGTAGCGGTGGTATGATCCGAGACTCGGTAGACCATTTCGGAATGAGGACTAGAGCCGATGGAGACGGTTTATCGATTTACGGTTCGTCTAACATTTGGCTTGACCATATTTCGATGTCAAAATGTCAAGATGGACTCATTGATGCCATCGTTGGATCCACTGGCATTACAATCTCTAACTCTCACTTCACCCACCACAACGAT GTGATGTTGCTTGGTGCGCAAAACACGAACGAAGCGGACAAGCATATGCAAGTCACAGTGGCCTATAACCATTTTGGTAAAGGACTTGTACAGAGGATGCCTAGGATCCGATGGGGATTTGTTCATGTTGTGAACAACGACTACACTCATTGGGAGCTTTACGCAATTGGAGGTAGTCAAGGTCCAACAATTCTCAGCCATGGAAACCGATTCATAGCTCCTCCACACAAACCTCATTACAGAGAG GTGACAAAGAGGGACTATGCTCCGGAGGACGAGTGGAAACACTGGATCTGGAGATCCGAGAAAGATGTATTCATGAACGGAGCTTATTTCAGACAATCTGGTAACCCTCATTTCAAATGCGCACACACTAGGAAACAAATGATCAAACCCAAAAATGGAATGGCTGTTTCTAAGCTGACCAAGTACGCTGGAGCACTTGATTGCAGAGTCGGAAAACGCTGTTAG
- the LOC104705787 gene encoding plant cysteine oxidase 1-like, which translates to MGFEMKPEKDVLELISSKNQCKANPNSVNKKKKKKNKKVLMTWRRKNKIDSPVDDEITPVRRLFNTCKQVFSDCGPGVVPSLDKIQLLREILDNMKPEDVGLTPTMPYFRPNVGLDNGSSPPITYLHLHECAQFSIGIFCLPPSGVIPLHNHPGMTVFSKILFGTMHIKSYDWVVDAPMRDPKTRLAKLKVDSTFTAPCNASILYPDDGGNMHRFTAKTACAVLDVLGPPYSNPEDCTYFLDFPFDKPSSGDDEVFRCEEEEKEGYYAWLQERDDNPEDHTNVVGALYRGPKVDD; encoded by the exons ATGGGGTTTGAGATGAAACCAGAGAAAGATGTTTTGGAATTGATTTCTAGTAAGAATCAATGTAAGGCTAATCCCAATTCTgttaacaagaagaagaagaagaagaacaagaaggtGCTGATGACATGGCGACGGAAGAATAAGATTGATTCTCCGGTTGATGATGAGATCACGCCGGTGCGGCGGCTGTTTAATACTTGCAAACAAGTGTTCTCTGATTGTGGTCCTGGTGTTGTTCCTTCTCTAGATAAAATCCAACTCCTACGAGAGATTCTTg ACAATATGAAACCAGAGGATGTCGGTTTAACTCCGACCATGCCGTATTTCCGACCAAACGTCGGACTAGATAATGGGTCTTCGCCGCCGATAACGTATCTGCATCTACACGAATGTGCTCAATTCTCG ATTGGGATATTCTGTTTGCCGCCTTCTGGTGTCATTCCGCTTCATAACCATCCAGGGATGACTGTTTTTAGTAAGATACTCTTTGGTACAATGCACATCAAGTCGTATGATTGGGTGGTTGATGCTCCAA TGAGAGATCCAAAAACACGGCTAGCGAAATTGAAGGTGGACTCAACATTCACCGCGCCATGTAACGCCTCGATTTTGTATCCGGATGATGGCGGGAACATGCATCGGTTCACAGCTAAAACAGCTTGCGCGGTGCTAGACGTGCTCGGGCCCCCTTACTCCAATCCGGAAGATTGCACTTATTTTCTAGACTTCCCTTTCGACAAACCCTCATCAG GGGATGATGAGGTGTTTAGatgtgaagaagaggagaaggaaggTTATTATGCATGGTTGCAAGAAAGGGATGATAATCCAGAAGATCATACGAACGTAGTTGGAGCATTATACAGAGGCCCAAAGGTTGATGATTGA